CACGTGCGAGAATGCCGGGCTGCTCCGCGTGAACACCGGCAACATCGAGTTTGCCGCGCTCTTCGCGCCCAAGCCCCAGGGCATGACCACCGCGAACGACTGGACGAAAGAAATGTTCACGAAGGGCTTCCCCGAGCTCAAGGAACTCTACACGACGCTCGGCGCGCCGAACAACGTCATGCTGCATCGCGGCGAGCACTTCCCGCACAACTACAACGCCGTCGCACGCTCCGCGTTCTTCACGTGGCTCAACCAGCACTTCAAGCTCGGAGCGAAAGCCCCCGTCATCGAGCGCGATTACGAGCGCCTGTCGCGAGCTCAACTCACCGTGTGGGACGCGCAGCACCCGGCCCCCAAGGCCGACGACGCGGACTTCGAGCGCAAACTCTTGCGCTGGCTGAAGGAGGACGCCGACAAGCAGGTGAACACCGCCGCCGCGTCGATGGAGGGTTTTCGCAGCGTGGCCGGGAGCGGCGTCGAAGCGGTCATCGGACGGACCTTCGCGACGGCCGGCGAAGTCGAGTGGTTGCTCAAGGACAAGGCCGACCGCGGCGCCCACATCGAAATGACGGGCCTGCTGCGGAACAAGACGCACGGAGAGGAACTGCCGGTCGCATGGCTGTATCCGAAACAGTGGAACGGCCGCGCCGTCATCTGGCTCGACGAATCGGGAAAGGCCGCGCTCTTCAACGCCGACGGCTCCATCCGCGCCGAGGTCAAACGACTCGTCGACGCCGGAACGACCGTGCTCGGAGCCGACTTGCTGTTTCAGGGCGAGTTCCTCAAGGACGGCCAACGCATAAAGCAGACCCGCACCGTCGCGAACCCGCGTGAGTTCGCGGGCTACACACAGGGTTACAACCATACGTTGTTCGCGCAGCGCACGCACGACGTGCTGACGATGGTGAAGTATCTCCGCACCTACGAAGGCAACGCCCAGCATGCGAAGCCGACCACGGTGGACGTCGCGGGTTTCGGCGCCACGGGACCCGTGGTGGCGGCGGCGCGCGCCGTGGCTCGCGATTCGATTGACCGCGCCGCCGTCGAAACCGCGGGTTTCCGATTCGCCAAGCTCCTCGACTATCGCGACCCGGCGTTTCTTCCCGGCGGCGCCAGATACGGCGACGTGCCCGGCTTGCTCGCCTTGAACGCGCCGCGCGCATTGTGGATTGGAGGCGAGGCGGCACCCGCGCTAGCCGCAAAACTCTACCAGTCCGCAAACGCAGCGACTGCGCTGACTTCGTCCGCAAGTGGCGACCGCGCCGCGGCCGCGACCTGGCTCTTGTCCAACCGCTGATGGTCCGCGCGGCGCAAACGACACATGGCCCGAAGCCGCCACAGCGCGATGGATCAGTTGCTCCCCGCCCTCGTCGTGTTGGGCTTGTTCGGAGTTGCGGGAGTTTCCCGCGCGCAGTCAAGCCCGCCCGCGACACTGCACGGCAAGAGCCCGGCCTGGCCGTTCGGCGCCATTGTCAGGCCAGTCGTCCCCCGCTCATCCCCCGCGGCCGAGAACCCCATTGACGCCTTTCTCGCCGCCCGGTGGCGGCAGGACTCGCTTCGTCCAGCCGGCACCGCAACCCCGCGCGAACTGGCTCGCCGGCTGCACTTCATCCTCACGGGGCTTCCGCCCGCGCCCGGAGACCTGGAGGCGTTCGTGAAGGAGTGCTCGACCGCCGGCTCTCCCGCTCTCCCGCTTTCGAACGGCGTCGCCGGCGGGAAACTAGGGAAGCGGGAGAGCGGGCGCGCCGCCATCGAACGCCTCGTGGACCGCCTGCTCGCCTCGCCGCACTTCGGCGAGCGCTTCGCGCGGCACTGGATGGATGTCGTCCGCTACGCCGACACGCACGGCACCGAGCACGACGCATGGCTGCCGCACGCGTGGCGCTACCGCGACTGGCTCATCCGCGCCTTCAACAGCGACCTGCCTTACGACCAGTTTGTTCGCGAGCACCTCGCGGGCGACCTGTTGGAGAATCCGCGCTGGAGTCGCGACTTCGCACAGAACGAGTCGCTGCTTGCCACGGCGTGGTGGCGCCTCGTCGAGTT
This Verrucomicrobiota bacterium DNA region includes the following protein-coding sequences:
- a CDS encoding acetylxylan esterase yields the protein MESALRLPRRRISALIAALSILAGAVSASSPRALPAGELPNDSRLAAPKDLNGYFPFTPPKARDAWAARAAVVRRQILVSQGLWPMPTKTPLNAVIHGRIEKDEYTVEKVYFESVPGFFVTGNLYRPRGRTGTVPAVLFAHGHWKDARLAEETDDRLRAEISTGQERFVEGGKSRFQSMCVQLARMGCIVWQWDMLSDSDSVQFSAQTVHRFAKQRPEMNTPENWGLYSPQAEANLQSIMGLQTMNAVRSLDFVLGLPEVDATRIAITGASGGGTQTMLLSAVDPRVTLSFPAVMVSTAMQGGCTCENAGLLRVNTGNIEFAALFAPKPQGMTTANDWTKEMFTKGFPELKELYTTLGAPNNVMLHRGEHFPHNYNAVARSAFFTWLNQHFKLGAKAPVIERDYERLSRAQLTVWDAQHPAPKADDADFERKLLRWLKEDADKQVNTAAASMEGFRSVAGSGVEAVIGRTFATAGEVEWLLKDKADRGAHIEMTGLLRNKTHGEELPVAWLYPKQWNGRAVIWLDESGKAALFNADGSIRAEVKRLVDAGTTVLGADLLFQGEFLKDGQRIKQTRTVANPREFAGYTQGYNHTLFAQRTHDVLTMVKYLRTYEGNAQHAKPTTVDVAGFGATGPVVAAARAVARDSIDRAAVETAGFRFAKLLDYRDPAFLPGGARYGDVPGLLALNAPRALWIGGEAAPALAAKLYQSANAATALTSSASGDRAAAATWLLSNR